One Takifugu rubripes chromosome 19, fTakRub1.2, whole genome shotgun sequence genomic window carries:
- the per3 gene encoding period circadian protein homolog 3 isoform X3, which yields MPGGDSGPEGEEDPVLSSTTGDTREGSMSSCQPDGGVDSEHLRVEESRSSGGEAGQEDEEMTSGSHDLSSSADHSPSSALGSTSSSAKSSENADGSRRQAHKEVMITVAEMKKRIPSEKRSRSKASTVEALHYALNCVKQVQANSEYYNLLMQNGQDERRDATVFTLEELERVTSEHTLKNTDSFVVVFSLSSGRVMCASEQAPSILCCKRKFLESAKFVELLFHQDVNVFYSHTAQLHLPPWSNSHTAGVLFDCAQVKSFFCRIRGGKDREGEMRYNPFRITPYLLKVEGKGRSGEEEVPCCLALAERIISGYEAPRIPLDKRIFTTTHSPGCVFLEVDDRAVPLLGYLPQDLIGSSLLTFIHPDDRPLMLSMHRKILKYAGQSPFEHSPVRLRCQNGDHITLDTSWSSFINPWSRKVAFIIGRHKVRMSPLNEDVFAASSKDDITVFYEEVKDLQAKIYKLFLQPVHNNGSSGYGSLGSNGSHEHYISVASSSDSNGNLWEDSHREPMTLQQICADVNRVKTWGQQVHLGSSHKIPFLGKPAKECLPPANSSPEVRDHDENRKQTHIPSYQQINCVDNIIRYLESCTGSALKRKSDSHSLVTSSSSSSTSEDDKPAGATDTAQASSDVVLDSGVSVAPTAAAVVGTPLTDITMSTKAMSVVSLTSQCSYSSTIVHVPQPESEATALEDAPMGSEPAETPQPPVRPAPSLPTEERRFVGLTKEVLSAHTQKEEQEYVDRFRHRILQSPYSSYLQLDNSSMAHSHHPGDYTRPVSAGEWNRSRRGKLRYKRPKPQGSSDSYASPPGPKSSWPSSESSHPQIGVPYSAHPQTSPLPAPYYTMMATQPGTEQHHRPQQLPGPTPFMPPVQTQYTYNFGVTESAGMQPVQMESIQNFQNLQPMSSAQIIHPYMTPVMAVILPQYPTLTPGFPSVYPPSASSLLPQAPINMAAFVPGTTHFPQPLFQAQATPPPQSTLGPLLCSPRASSSVGEEEEAAGPRALFSSSRSSSPLQLNLLQEELPKANEGPGSTGHNHTESLHEHHANEGDNPSDSGNHDAQSTSSELLDLLLQEDARSGTGSNASGSGSLGSGSGSNGTSTSHTGSSNSSKYFASNDSSDTSRKARKSQEAATERQHDFESQVENSLWSIIQHTPKHVMMTYQMHARDQNEVLAEDREKLRVLQPLQPWFSQEQREELAEVHSWIQQNTIPEEINTQGCDSCRTAAGASHPPPPAPDSSSSQEIPEQEAVGPDVEI from the exons ATGCCTGGAGGTGACAGTGGgccagagggggaggaagatcCTGTCTTATCATCAACCACAGGTGATACAAGAGAGGGAAGCATGTCGTCATGCCAgccagatggaggcgtggattcGGAGCACCTCagggtggaggagagcagaTCTTCAGGTGGAGAAGCAGGGCAGGAAGACGAGGAGATGACCAGTGGATCACATGACCTGTCTTCCTCAGCCGATCACAGCCCCAGCAGTGCCCTGGGATCCACATCATCGTCTGCTAAGAG cagcgaGAACGCAGatggcagcaggaggcaggctCACAAAGAGGTGATGATCACGGTGGctgagatgaagaagaggattcCGTCAGAGAAACGCAGCCGCAGCAAAGCCAGCACTGTTGAGGCCTTGCATTATGCCCTCAACTGCGTTAAACAAGTCCAAG CTAACAGTGAGTATtacaatctgctgatgcaaaatGGCCAGGACGAGAGGAGGGACGCCACCGTTTTCACCCTGGAAGAGTTGGAGCGAGTCACTTCTGAGCACACGCTCAAAAACACG GACTCCTTTGTGGTGGTTTTCTCGCTATCGAGCGGCCGCGTGATGTGCGCCTCGGAGCAGGCTCCCAGTATCCTGTGCTGCAAGAGGAAATTTCTGGAGTCGGCCAAGTTTGTGGAGCTGCTCTTCCACCAGGATGTGAATGTGTTCTACTCACACACGGCGCAGCTGCATCTGCCACCCTGGAGCAACTCTCACACAG ctggagtCCTCTTTGACTGTGCCCAGGTTAAGTCTTTTTTCTGCAGAATCAG gggagGGAAGGACCGCGAAGGTGAGATGCGCTACAACCCTTTTCGGATAACTCCATatctgctgaaggtggagggaaAAGGGAGAAGTGGGGAGGAAGAGGTGCCGTGCTGTCTGGCACTGGCTGAACGCATCATCTCTGGATATGAAG CGCCTCGGATCCCCTTGGACAAGCGCATCTTCACCACCACACACTCCCCAGGCTGTGTGTTTCTGGAAGTGGATGACAG AGCTGTGCCATTGCTCGGATACCTTCCTCAAGATCTGATTGGCTCATCGTTGTTAACGTTCATCCATCCAGATGACCGTCCCCTCATGCTCTCTATGCATCGGAAAA TTCTGAAGTACGCAGGCCAGTCTCCATTTGAGCACTCTCCAGTGCGCCTGCGCTGTCAGAACGGAGACCATATCACCTTGGACACCAGCTGGTCCAGCTTCATCAACCCTTGGAGCCGCAAAGTGGCTTTCATCATCGGCCGGCATAAAGTCAGGAT GAGTCCATTAAATGAGGATGTGTTTGCTGCTTCAAGTAAAGATGATATCACTGTCTTTTATGAAGAAGTAAAAGATCTACAAGCAAAGATTTACAAGCTTTTCCTACAG CCGGTCCATAACAATGGTTCCAGCGGTTATGGTAGTCTGGGAAGTAACGGTTCTCACGAGCATTACATCAGCGTCGCCTCTTCGAGCGACAGCAATGGTAATCTGTGGGAGGACTCGCACCGGGAACCG ATGACCCTACAGCAGATTTGTGCTGACGTGAACAGAGTAAAGACCTGGGGCCAGCAGGTTCATCTGGGGTCAAGTCACAAAATCCCTTTTCTGGGAAAACCTGCGAAAG AATGTCTGCCACCTGCCAACTCTAGCCCTGAGGTCAGAGATCATGACGAAAACAGGAAGCAAACCCACATTCCTTCCTATCAGCAGATCAACTGTGTGGACAACATCATCCG ATATTTGGAGAGTTGCACAGGTTCAGCCCTGAAGAGAAAGAGTGATTCTCATTCCCTggtcacttcctcttcctcatcctctacCTCAGAAGATGACAAGCCTGCTGGAGCAACTGACACAGCTCAGGCCAGCTCAGATG TGGTGCTGGACAGTGGGGTGTCAGTGGCCCCTACAGCTGCTGCAGTTGTTGGAACACCTCTGACGGACATCACCATGTCCACCAAGGCCATGAGTGTGGTCTCTCTCACCAGCCAGTGTTCTTACAGCAGCACCATTGTCCATGTGCCACAGCCTGAATCAG AAGCTACAGCACTGGAGGATGCTCCAATGGGCAGTGAGCCCGCTGAGACCCCGCAGCCCCCCGTCCGTCCTGCACCGAGCCTCCCCACAGAGGAACGAAGGTTTGTTGGCCTCACAAAGGAGGTGCTATCTGCTCACACACAGAAGGAGGAGCAAGAGTACGTGGATCGGTTCCGACATCGTATCCTTCAGAGCCCCTACAGCTCCTATCTGCAGCTAGACAACAGCTCAATGGCTCACTCCCACCACCCTG GTGACTACACGCGTCCAGTGAGCGCCGGTGAATGGAACCGTTCGAGGAGAGGAAAGCTCCGGTATAAGCGACCCAAACCCCAAGGCTCTTCAGACAGTTATGCTTCTCCTCCTGGTCCCAAATCATCTTGGCCTTCCTCAGAGTCTTCACATCCCCAGATTGGGGTGCCTTACAGTGCCCATCCCCAAACATCCCCACTCCCAGCTCCATACTACACCATGATGGCAACCCAGCCTGGTACAGAGCAACACCACCGGCCACAGCAGCTCCCTGGACCAACCCCCTTTATGCCTCCTGTCCAAACCCAGTACACCTACAACTTTGGTGTCACAGAGTCAGCAGGCATGCAACCTGTCCAGATGGAGTCCATTCAGAATTTTCAGAATCTGCAGCCCATGTCTTCAGCTCAAATCATCCACCCTTATATGACTCCGGTCATGGCTGTCATTCTGCCCCAGTACCCAACTTTAACTCCTGGATTTCCATCCGTTTATCCTCCCTCTGCTTCTTCCTTGCTGCCACAGGCACCGATCAATATGGCAGCGTTTGTTCCAGGCACAACACACTTTCCACAGCCACTGTTCCAAGCCCAAgccacccctccaccccagaGCACGCTTGGGCCTCTCCTGTGTTCCCCACGGGCCAGCTCCTCtgttggtgaggaggaggaagctgctggGCCTCGAGCTTTATTCTCCAGCTCTCGCTCAAGTTCTCCGCTACAActgaacctgctgcaggaagagctgCCAAAGGCGAATGAAGGACCCGGCAGCACGGGGCACAACCACACTGAGAGCCTCCACGAACACCATGCCAATGAG GGTGACAACCCCAGTGATTCTGGTAATCACGATGCACAGTCTACGTCCAGCGAGCTGCTTGACTTGCTGCTGCAAGAGGACGCCAGGTCAGGGACAGGCTCCAATGCATCTGGGTCGGGCTCCCTGGGATCTGGATCTGGCTCCAATGGAACCTCCACATCACACACtg gcagcagcaacagcagcaaatacTTTGCCAGCAATGACTCGTCAGATACATCACGCAAAGCCCGTAAGAGCCAAGAGGCAGCAACAGAGCGCCAACATGACTTTGAGAGTCAGGTGGAGAACTCGCTGTGGAGCATAATCCAGCACACACCCAAACATGTCATGATGACGTACCAGATGCACGCCAG GGACCAGAATGAGGTGTTGGCAGAAGATAGAGAGAAACTCCGGGTgctccagcccctccagccTTGGTTCAGCCAGGAACAGAGAGAGGAGCTGGCTGAGGTTCATTCCTGGATCCAACAGAACACTATCCCCGAGGAGATCAACACACAG GGTTGTGACAGCTGTaggacagctgcaggagcctcccaccctcctcctcctgctccagacaGCTCATCTTCTCAGGAGATCCCCGAGCAGGAAGCTGTTGGACCCGACGTTGAAATTTGA
- the per3 gene encoding period circadian protein homolog 3 isoform X4 — MITVAEMKKRIPSEKRSRSKASTVEALHYALNCVKQVQANSEYYNLLMQNGQDERRDATVFTLEELERVTSEHTLKNTDSFVVVFSLSSGRVMCASEQAPSILCCKRKFLESAKFVELLFHQDVNVFYSHTAQLHLPPWSNSHTAGVLFDCAQVKSFFCRIRGGKDREGEMRYNPFRITPYLLKVEGKGRSGEEEVPCCLALAERIISGYEAPRIPLDKRIFTTTHSPGCVFLEVDDRAVPLLGYLPQDLIGSSLLTFIHPDDRPLMLSMHRKILKYAGQSPFEHSPVRLRCQNGDHITLDTSWSSFINPWSRKVAFIIGRHKVRMSPLNEDVFAASSKDDITVFYEEVKDLQAKIYKLFLQPVHNNGSSGYGSLGSNGSHEHYISVASSSDSNGNLWEDSHREPMTLQQICADVNRVKTWGQQVHLGSSHKIPFLGKPAKECLPPANSSPEVRDHDENRKQTHIPSYQQINCVDNIIRYLESCTGSALKRKSDSHSLVTSSSSSSTSEDDKPAGATDTAQASSDVVLDSGVSVAPTAAAVVGTPLTDITMSTKAMSVVSLTSQCSYSSTIVHVPQPESEATALEDAPMGSEPAETPQPPVRPAPSLPTEERRFVGLTKEVLSAHTQKEEQEYVDRFRHRILQSPYSSYLQLDNSSMAHSHHPGDYTRPVSAGEWNRSRRGKLRYKRPKPQGSSDSYASPPGPKSSWPSSESSHPQIGVPYSAHPQTSPLPAPYYTMMATQPGTEQHHRPQQLPGPTPFMPPVQTQYTYNFGVTESAGMQPVQMESIQNFQNLQPMSSAQIIHPYMTPVMAVILPQYPTLTPGFPSVYPPSASSLLPQAPINMAAFVPGTTHFPQPLFQAQATPPPQSTLGPLLCSPRASSSVGEEEEAAGPRALFSSSRSSSPLQLNLLQEELPKANEGPGSTGHNHTESLHEHHANEGDNPSDSGNHDAQSTSSELLDLLLQEDARSGTGSNASGSGSLGSGSGSNGTSTSHTGSSNSSKYFASNDSSDTSRKARKSQEAATERQHDFESQVENSLWSIIQHTPKHVMMTYQMHARDQNEVLAEDREKLRVLQPLQPWFSQEQREELAEVHSWIQQNTIPEEINTQGCDSCRTAAGASHPPPPAPDSSSSQEIPEQEAVGPDVEI; from the exons ATGATCACGGTGGctgagatgaagaagaggattcCGTCAGAGAAACGCAGCCGCAGCAAAGCCAGCACTGTTGAGGCCTTGCATTATGCCCTCAACTGCGTTAAACAAGTCCAAG CTAACAGTGAGTATtacaatctgctgatgcaaaatGGCCAGGACGAGAGGAGGGACGCCACCGTTTTCACCCTGGAAGAGTTGGAGCGAGTCACTTCTGAGCACACGCTCAAAAACACG GACTCCTTTGTGGTGGTTTTCTCGCTATCGAGCGGCCGCGTGATGTGCGCCTCGGAGCAGGCTCCCAGTATCCTGTGCTGCAAGAGGAAATTTCTGGAGTCGGCCAAGTTTGTGGAGCTGCTCTTCCACCAGGATGTGAATGTGTTCTACTCACACACGGCGCAGCTGCATCTGCCACCCTGGAGCAACTCTCACACAG ctggagtCCTCTTTGACTGTGCCCAGGTTAAGTCTTTTTTCTGCAGAATCAG gggagGGAAGGACCGCGAAGGTGAGATGCGCTACAACCCTTTTCGGATAACTCCATatctgctgaaggtggagggaaAAGGGAGAAGTGGGGAGGAAGAGGTGCCGTGCTGTCTGGCACTGGCTGAACGCATCATCTCTGGATATGAAG CGCCTCGGATCCCCTTGGACAAGCGCATCTTCACCACCACACACTCCCCAGGCTGTGTGTTTCTGGAAGTGGATGACAG AGCTGTGCCATTGCTCGGATACCTTCCTCAAGATCTGATTGGCTCATCGTTGTTAACGTTCATCCATCCAGATGACCGTCCCCTCATGCTCTCTATGCATCGGAAAA TTCTGAAGTACGCAGGCCAGTCTCCATTTGAGCACTCTCCAGTGCGCCTGCGCTGTCAGAACGGAGACCATATCACCTTGGACACCAGCTGGTCCAGCTTCATCAACCCTTGGAGCCGCAAAGTGGCTTTCATCATCGGCCGGCATAAAGTCAGGAT GAGTCCATTAAATGAGGATGTGTTTGCTGCTTCAAGTAAAGATGATATCACTGTCTTTTATGAAGAAGTAAAAGATCTACAAGCAAAGATTTACAAGCTTTTCCTACAG CCGGTCCATAACAATGGTTCCAGCGGTTATGGTAGTCTGGGAAGTAACGGTTCTCACGAGCATTACATCAGCGTCGCCTCTTCGAGCGACAGCAATGGTAATCTGTGGGAGGACTCGCACCGGGAACCG ATGACCCTACAGCAGATTTGTGCTGACGTGAACAGAGTAAAGACCTGGGGCCAGCAGGTTCATCTGGGGTCAAGTCACAAAATCCCTTTTCTGGGAAAACCTGCGAAAG AATGTCTGCCACCTGCCAACTCTAGCCCTGAGGTCAGAGATCATGACGAAAACAGGAAGCAAACCCACATTCCTTCCTATCAGCAGATCAACTGTGTGGACAACATCATCCG ATATTTGGAGAGTTGCACAGGTTCAGCCCTGAAGAGAAAGAGTGATTCTCATTCCCTggtcacttcctcttcctcatcctctacCTCAGAAGATGACAAGCCTGCTGGAGCAACTGACACAGCTCAGGCCAGCTCAGATG TGGTGCTGGACAGTGGGGTGTCAGTGGCCCCTACAGCTGCTGCAGTTGTTGGAACACCTCTGACGGACATCACCATGTCCACCAAGGCCATGAGTGTGGTCTCTCTCACCAGCCAGTGTTCTTACAGCAGCACCATTGTCCATGTGCCACAGCCTGAATCAG AAGCTACAGCACTGGAGGATGCTCCAATGGGCAGTGAGCCCGCTGAGACCCCGCAGCCCCCCGTCCGTCCTGCACCGAGCCTCCCCACAGAGGAACGAAGGTTTGTTGGCCTCACAAAGGAGGTGCTATCTGCTCACACACAGAAGGAGGAGCAAGAGTACGTGGATCGGTTCCGACATCGTATCCTTCAGAGCCCCTACAGCTCCTATCTGCAGCTAGACAACAGCTCAATGGCTCACTCCCACCACCCTG GTGACTACACGCGTCCAGTGAGCGCCGGTGAATGGAACCGTTCGAGGAGAGGAAAGCTCCGGTATAAGCGACCCAAACCCCAAGGCTCTTCAGACAGTTATGCTTCTCCTCCTGGTCCCAAATCATCTTGGCCTTCCTCAGAGTCTTCACATCCCCAGATTGGGGTGCCTTACAGTGCCCATCCCCAAACATCCCCACTCCCAGCTCCATACTACACCATGATGGCAACCCAGCCTGGTACAGAGCAACACCACCGGCCACAGCAGCTCCCTGGACCAACCCCCTTTATGCCTCCTGTCCAAACCCAGTACACCTACAACTTTGGTGTCACAGAGTCAGCAGGCATGCAACCTGTCCAGATGGAGTCCATTCAGAATTTTCAGAATCTGCAGCCCATGTCTTCAGCTCAAATCATCCACCCTTATATGACTCCGGTCATGGCTGTCATTCTGCCCCAGTACCCAACTTTAACTCCTGGATTTCCATCCGTTTATCCTCCCTCTGCTTCTTCCTTGCTGCCACAGGCACCGATCAATATGGCAGCGTTTGTTCCAGGCACAACACACTTTCCACAGCCACTGTTCCAAGCCCAAgccacccctccaccccagaGCACGCTTGGGCCTCTCCTGTGTTCCCCACGGGCCAGCTCCTCtgttggtgaggaggaggaagctgctggGCCTCGAGCTTTATTCTCCAGCTCTCGCTCAAGTTCTCCGCTACAActgaacctgctgcaggaagagctgCCAAAGGCGAATGAAGGACCCGGCAGCACGGGGCACAACCACACTGAGAGCCTCCACGAACACCATGCCAATGAG GGTGACAACCCCAGTGATTCTGGTAATCACGATGCACAGTCTACGTCCAGCGAGCTGCTTGACTTGCTGCTGCAAGAGGACGCCAGGTCAGGGACAGGCTCCAATGCATCTGGGTCGGGCTCCCTGGGATCTGGATCTGGCTCCAATGGAACCTCCACATCACACACtg gcagcagcaacagcagcaaatacTTTGCCAGCAATGACTCGTCAGATACATCACGCAAAGCCCGTAAGAGCCAAGAGGCAGCAACAGAGCGCCAACATGACTTTGAGAGTCAGGTGGAGAACTCGCTGTGGAGCATAATCCAGCACACACCCAAACATGTCATGATGACGTACCAGATGCACGCCAG GGACCAGAATGAGGTGTTGGCAGAAGATAGAGAGAAACTCCGGGTgctccagcccctccagccTTGGTTCAGCCAGGAACAGAGAGAGGAGCTGGCTGAGGTTCATTCCTGGATCCAACAGAACACTATCCCCGAGGAGATCAACACACAG GGTTGTGACAGCTGTaggacagctgcaggagcctcccaccctcctcctcctgctccagacaGCTCATCTTCTCAGGAGATCCCCGAGCAGGAAGCTGTTGGACCCGACGTTGAAATTTGA